One window of the Babesia microti strain RI chromosome IV, complete genome genome contains the following:
- a CDS encoding PfCRT orthologue, Chloroquine resistant transport gene (overlaps_old_locusTagID:BBM_III08475) has protein sequence MIMESSALLASSPSDGYFNRIKSFIYRHYFIIGSLFYISLDVLITICSKRLIDYASNYTFFLNQFITLVFLTLFFFIYIFCIFFLPKYVETNLCFYKLLRICSFDSISGVLYNIGAAYTTGPTIVILSQISVPMTIISSKIIRKKKYHKFHYIGTSIITLSVILTQFLFSNNNYGNKIFFNIVLVSSCMIDSISMCYREEQYSGLNMNIVGYQVSTFWCTLLLFCLNFFTLIIYSFKFWGPAHMDLSKYFTSLVAAFNCIFRGKNTIIENCGQLNQPKCDDCAGASKVISIYFILAIFIRLVFIVLMRNGSALVMILISIIKTPIVSIAFSVDFIAGNSKSSLQVKDILTIISILLGMIIYSIGTKRQDEEDLIREKMDESDNSSSYTIASSDVEVKGNTYVLLEN, from the exons ATGATTATGGAATCTAGTGCTCTGCTAGCATCTAGTCCATCCGATGGTTATTTTAATAgaataaaatcatttatttatagaCACTACTTCATAATTGGCagtttattttacatatcATTGGATGTTTTAATTACCATATGTTCGAAGCGTCTTATTGATTATGCATCGAACTATACATTTTTCCTCAACCAATTCATTACGCTAGTTTTTCTCACATTATTTTtctttatatatatattttgcatTTTTTTCCTCCCAAAATATGTG gaaaCGAATCTTTGTTTTTACAAACTTTTAAGAATATGTTCATTTGACTCGATTTCGGGAGTTTTATACAACATAGGCGCAGCATATACAACTGGGCCAACTATCGTCATTTTATCCCAAATTTCTGTTCCGATGACAATTATATCTTCCAAAATTATTCGTAAAAAGAAGTACCACAAGTTTCATTATATCGGCACATCGATAATTACATTATCTGTAATCCTTACGCAATTTctattttcaaataataattatggAAATAAGATATTTTTCAACATTGTCTTAGTGTCAAGTTGCATGATAGATTCAATATCCATGTGCTATAGGGAGGAGCAATATTCAGGGttgaatatgaatataGTTGGTTACCAAGTAAGTACT TTCTGGTGTACTTTATTATTATTCTGTCTAAACTTCTTCACgctaataatttattcattcaaattttggGGACCAG CTCACATGGATTTGtccaaatatttcacatCTTTAGTGGCGGCatttaattgcatttttagGGGGAAAAATACCATTATCGAAAATTGCGGTCAGTTAAACCAGCCAAAATGCGATGATTGCGCGGGGGCTTCCAAGgttatatcaatttactTCATTTTGGCGATTTTTATTCGATTAGTTTTTATTGTG TTAATGAGAAACGGATCAGCTTTGGTGATGATTCTGATCAGTATCATAAAGACTCCAATAGTTTCAATTGCGTTTTCTGTTGATTTTATTGCTGGAAACAGCAAATCTTCGTTACAAGTTAAGgatattttaacaattatatctatattattGGGCATGATCATATACAGTATAGGAACAAAAAGGCAAGATGAAGAGGATTTGATTCGTGAAAAGATGGATGAATCAGATAATTCCTCTAGTTATACTATAG CATCTTCTGATGTGGAAGTGAAAGGAAATACTTACGTATTGCTAGAAAACTAG
- a CDS encoding Protein PRY1 (overlaps_old_locusTagID:BBM_III08480): protein MVMLLIYLSFIQCSLDSIVFANGETTNIDVDNSKNTVKLQLLPQGKEILMSHNVYRMKHNSKPLQWSDELSKEAYDIQNLSVNCEIPHNYPSGTNFLVSNKRLSPQDVVDIWYMGIIDYDFYTCGLRRSNNNTLNFTQVVWQKSMYIGCSLGRCENSELWVCRYSPEGNFQGEFCKNVKPIAEKFDEITPISNTPFQFNIINDYSVENSTNDE from the exons ATGGTGATGTTGCTTATCTATCtatcatttatacaatGCTCATTAGATAGTATAGTATTTGCAAATGGAGAAACTACTAATATTGATGTTGACAATTCCAAAAATACCgtaaaattacaattgcTACCCCAAGGAAAGGAAATACTAATGTCTCACAATGTTTACAGAATGAAACACAATTCGAAACCGTTACAGtg gtcAGATGAATTGTCCAAAGAAGCTTATGATATT CAAAATTTAAGTGTTAATTGTGAGATACCTCATAATTATCCTTCtggaacaaattttttagtttcCAACAAAAGATTATCTCCACAAGATGTGGTAGACATTTGGTACATGG GCATAATAGACTACGATTTCTACACATGTGGACTACGACGCAGTAATAACAACACATTAAATTTCACCCAA GTTGTATGGCAAAAATCTATG TACATAGGATGTTCATTGGGCAGATGTGAAAATTCTGAGCTGTGGGTGTGTAGATACTCTCCGGAAGGTAATTTTCAGGGAGAATTCtgtaaaaatgtcaaacCAATTGCCGAAAAATTCGATGAAATCACGCCAATATCCAATACGCCATTTCAATTCAACATTATCAATGACTATTCGGTTGAAAACTCCACAAATGATGAGTAA
- a CDS encoding X-domain of DnaJ-containing (overlaps_old_locusTagID:BBM_III08485), with translation MEIPDFGQSVDKSRAHIETQNTAHNHGTEPKIPPFSHLLTGSVSDEQILMDESGKTLSKNNSNKDFIVGDIFSVKMPRDASAGLSSGIKSIGKGFGLGAVSLVLCPIVGATKDGLGGFFKGIGAGILSAITLPVTSIGVAGYQITRGVMNTPTAICEWSNGRKWNKKTREWGDDWYSLAEEANQVLKDSPELDYKKCKTIESSKCEERDVVDDEFYKILEVPTTATQEEIRRQYYKIAKKCHPDKNTSDPNAADNFQKLGQAYQVLGDEKRRAKYDKFGKSALESMPIIDSSLFFMMLFGSEILEPYIGKLRMAMFVEIELEQSVNPSSELFQKQQQKREVLLAIQLRDRIRPYCYGDVITWRISILQEARKLCETSFGDSIVNAIGWTYKNYATQFLGKKETFLGMKGRVAKFQEQKRTMGNHIKAMVSMVKAAIISKRIGFSEDPDEANCEQERAISSNLPIILETMLNVCLMDVENTIRNASKKLIKDMMVDLAMRKKRARALIELGNIFQQAAMEHMNQDNKKDARQKMEEALAKAIEKTNKGKDADMYYYNNVYFNNEDEIKPTDGFY, from the exons ATGGAGATACCTGATTTTGGCCAGAGTGTGGACAAATCACGTGCTCACATAGAAACACAGAATACTGCTCATAATCATGGAACAGAACCTAAAATTCCTCCATTCTCTCATTTACTCACTGGCTCAGTTTCGGATGAACAAATATTAATGGATGAATCCGGTAAAACTCTATCAAAGAACAATAGTAATAAAGATTTCATTGTGggtgatattttttcagTTAAGATGCCTAGAGATGCAAGTGCTGGGCTATCATCTGGAATAAAAAGCATCGGTAAGGGTTTTGGTCTCGGCGCCGTTAGTCTTGTTCTATGCCCCATTGTAGGTGCCACCAAAGATGGCCTTGGTGGATTTTTTAAGGGAATTGGAGCTGGCATACTTTCCGCAATAACTCTACCCGTTACATCTATAGGCGTAGCCGGATATCAAATTACCCGAGGTGTAATGAATACACCTACGGCAATATGTGAATGGTCTAATGGGAGAAAATGGAACAAAAAAACACGGGAATGGGGAGATGATTGGTATTCACTAGCAGAGGAGGCCAATCAGGTGCTTAAGGATTCCCCTGAATTAgattacaaaaaatgcaAAACAATTGAATCATCTAAATGCGAAGAGAGGGATGTTGTTGATGATGAGttctataaaattttggaagTACCTACAACCGCAACTCAGGAGGAGATTAGGAGGCAATACTacaaaattgccaaaaagTGCCATCCAGATAAGAACACTTCCGACCCAAATGCCGCCGATAACTTTCAAAAATTGGGCCAAGCTTATCAGGTTTTAGGCGATGAGAAAAGGAGGGCCAAGTAtgacaaatttggaaaatctGCTTTGGAATCAATGCCAATTATTGATAGTTCATTGTTCTTTATGATGCTATTTGGTTCTGAAATTTTGGAACCTTACATCGGAAAGTTAAGAATGGCCATGTTTGTGGAAATTGAATTGGAACAGTCGGTG AACCCTTCGAGTGAACTGTTCCAGAAGCAGCAACAGAAGCGTGAAGTGTTGCTAGCAATCCAACTTCGTGATCGCATTCGCCCATACTGCTACGGAGATGTCATTACCTGGCGTATTTCCATTCTACAGGAAGCACGCAAGCTTTGTGAGACTTCATTTGGGGACTCAATTGTCAATGCCATTGGATGGACTTACAAAAACTATGCTACACAATTCTTGGGCAAGAAGGAGACATTCCTAGGCATGAAGGGAAGGGTAGCCAAATTTCAGGAGCAAAAGCGTACAATGGGTAACCATATAAAGGCTATGGTATCTATGGTTAAGGCTGCTATCATTTCTAAACGCATTGGCTTCAGTGAGGATCCAGATGAGGCCAATTGTGAGCAAGAGCGTGCAATTTCATCCAACTTGCCTATAATATTAGAGACAATGCTAAATGTATGTCTGATGGACGTTGAGAATACCATTAGGAACGCCTCTAAGAAGCTGATTAAAGATATGATGGTGGATCTGGCAATGCGTAAAAAGCGTGCACGTGCATTGATTGAGTTGGGAAACATATTCCAACAGGCAGCCATGGAGCACATGAATCAAGACAACAAAAAGGATGCTCGACAGAAGATGGAAGAAGCGCTAGCAAAAGCTATTGAGAAGACCAATAAAGGCAAGGACGCTGACATGTACTATTATAATAACGTGTATTTTAATAATGAGGATGAGATAAAACCTACAGACGGATTCTACTAG
- a CDS encoding small subunit ribosomal protein S29e (overlaps_old_locusTagID:BBM_III08490) — translation MANIHDRKPRKYGPGSYKCRVCSNNHGLIRKYGLNICRQCFRERAEIIGFSKYR, via the exons ATGGCGAATATTCATGATCGTAAGCCCAGAAAATATGGACCTGGCAGTTACAAATG tCGTGTATGTTCTAACAATCACGGATTGATTCGGAAGTATGGCCTAAATATTTGTCGTCAGTGTTTCAGGGAACGTGCGGAAATAATTGGATTCTCCAAGTATAGATGa
- a CDS encoding conserved Plasmodium protein, unknown function (overlaps_old_locusTagID:BBM_III08495), protein MAFAVRINMSLHKLIRSNRRQFSSYIGKEVRSEDLIKKDDSWVIEETNFCLGKVAKIRFRDTDDLARRTLHLMDTQLSKMHTRLRDGTCIPYMSLSLHQVVDHPCPMHIFIEQPLLKWTWDECYDEAYDDV, encoded by the exons ATGGCTTTTGCCGTACGTATAAATATGTCTTTACACAAACTCATTCGCTCTAACCGTAGACAATTTAGCTCATATATTGGAAAGGAAGTTAGAAGTGAAGATTTGATCAAAAAAGATGATTCTTGGGTAATCGAGGagacaaatttttgtttagGGAAAGTTGCG aAAATTAGATTCAGAGATACGGACGATTTAGCTCGCAGAACCCTACACTTGATGGACACTCAATTGAGTAAAATGCACACAAGATTGCGTGACGGTACTTGTATTCCTTACATGTCACTATCTCTCCATCAAGTAGTTGATCATCCCTGTCCAATGCATATTTTCATCGAACAACCACTACTCAAATGGACTTGGGATGAATGCTATGACGAGGCCTATGATGATGTATAG
- a CDS encoding hypothetical protein (overlaps_old_locusTagID:BBM_III08500) — MTLFYHIICPIFKIIKNKIVESSPRYNIFTGVSNKKYSTLTNAKINDIPMIGMRHLKLKGINDTKFWNEFISTSTNSIDVLSPHSLAILSSVITHLIPNYPESKICIQKIFDTITRRPVILKGLNAELLNMMLVSYHSFKNEIDPHIVLQIAKRCNEEICCFNKNVVEINIEIMHSLAKCIRNVPKLSYILDNTGIFNTFNTFLLQNIHKLNPRELSITVYSLSTFSTPDPAVVDLVYDAVRRNENKFQPLDISTMIFASKEHFSQFKRLIHLLTPMVSTNLLKFTPQQISNLLHSYLKYNSIDTGDNEFRVHNEVNLLVRRASDIFMLFKPQEVFNIVNSMIRYSFSPSSRFLNSYSHYLLNSSFKNFKMVDLFTLFNSLSQWIDPMIECLGNNFTTITNKSSAEMTKYFNKNLSLEKLIYILHYISRVSDAPNCAIDSAIKLISSSELSRLSVKEFCLIKGSISKFMPTYSQLNNLINQMLIERLSDYTAIFNQMDLTCIIQGYSDEKMYFLAMKRVFQLKNVSMSLLYTILSVGCAAEIVEKVFQCYVKNITKQKQINVFDGYKVAIALSDKGYRHLYLEQLESVALSKIHEFNDLKGLNDYCHSLIVLLGRARYLTPSINYLLGKLDYRYLSDRKRAQLIHSLILMDWCNSLDMDYSFVRGNILGIYSMTWFMYMCRTNYSLNDLFHLLKLCMNYTGMNTNGSDGQERTQLVKSVYMLLNILDNIIPIENLTLDFLVSCNNIVRCDITNQSKMDYTYSKYSNVLYEFTRCICMKEMKREALAGLDYRIDLLITN, encoded by the exons ATGACCctattttatcatataatatGTCCAATTTTTAAGATAATCAAGAACAAAATTGTAGAATCTAGTCCAcgatataatattttcactGGTGTATCCAACAAAAAGTATTCTACACTGACTAATGCCAAAATAAATGACATACCTATGATAGGTATGAGGCATCTAAAGCTCAAGGGTATTAATGATACTAAGTTTTG GAATGAGTTTATCTCCACTAGTACTAATAGCATAGATGTCCTTTCCCCTCATTCACTCGCCATACTTTCCAGTGTTATCACTCATCTAATACCTAACTACCCTGaatccaaaatttgcattcaaaaaatttttgatacaATAACTAGACGCCCAGTTATACTCAAAGGATTGAACGCTGAATTGTTAAACATGATGTTGGTCAGTTATCATTCCTTTAAGAACGAAATTGATCCACACATAGTCCTTCAAATTGCAAAGAGATGTAATGAGGAAATATGTTGTttcaataaaaatgtagtCGAAATCAATATAGAAATTATGCATTCCCTGGCTAAATGTATCAGAAATGTACCAAAACTATCCTATATTTTGGACAACACTGGTATTTTTAACACATTTAACACTTTTCTATTGCAAAACATTCACAAATTGAACCCTAGAGAATTATCTATAACAGTTTATTCTCTCTCTACATTTAGTACACCAGATCCTGCAGTTGTTGATTTAGTGTACGATGCAGTGAGGAGGAATGAAAATAAGTTTCAACCTTTGGACATTTCTACCATGATTTTCGCATCAAAGGAACATTTTTCACAATTTAAAAGGCTGATACACCTCCTAACTCCCATGGTTTCTACAAATTTACTGAAATTTACGCCACAGCAAATTTCTAACCTTCTACATTCATACCTCAAAtacaattcaattgataCTGGTGATAATGAATTCAGGGTGCATAATGAagtaaatttattagtgAGGAGGGctagtgatatatttatgttgTTTAAACCACAAGAAGTATTTAACATAGTGAATTCTATGATTAGATACAGTTTCTCTCCATCTTCTCGCTTTTTAAACTCATACTCACACTATTTGTTGAATAGTAGCTTCAAAAACTTTAAAATGGTGGATTTATTTACTCTTTTTAATTCCCTTTCACAATGGATAGACCCAATGATTGAATGCCTGGGCAATAACTTCACAACAATAACTAACAAATCCAGTGCAGAAATGACCAAGtattttaacaaaaatcTTTCTTTAGAAAAACTA atATACATATTACACTATATTAGTAGAGTTTCTGATGCTCCTAATTGTGCCATTGACTCCGCAATCAAGCTTATTTCTAGTAGTGAATTATCTAGGCTGAGTGTCAAGGAATTTTGTCTTATCAAGGG atcaatttctaaattCATGCCGACTTACTCGCAGTTGAATAACCTAATTAATCAAATGCTGATTGAAAGGCTAAGCGATTATACTgctatatttaatcaaatggATCTTACATGTATAATACAGGGGTATAGTGATGAAAAGATGTACTTTTTGGCAATGAAGCGTGTATTTCAGTTAAAAAATGTCTCGATGTCACTACTGTACACTATATTGAGTGTTGGTTGTGCAGCTGAGATTGTGGAGAAGGTATTTCAATGCTAcgtcaaaaatatcaccaaGCAGAAACAGATAAATGTATTTGATGGCTACAAAGTTGCTATAGCATTG aGTGACAAAGGTTATCGTCATCTATACCTGGAGCAGTTGGAATCTGTTGCACTGTCAAAAATTCATgaatttaatgatttaaagGGATTAAATGACTATTGCCATAGTCTTATAGTGTTACTAGGGCGCGCAAGGTATTTGACTCCTTCAATTAACTATTTGTTGGGGAAATTGGATTATAGATATTTATCTGATAGGAAAAGGGCACAATTAATTCACTCATTGATACTTATGGATTGGTGTAACAGTTTGGATATGGATTACTCATTTGTTAGAGGGAATATACTGGGAATTTATTCCATGACATGGTTCATGTATATGTGTAGGACCAATTATTCCctaaatgatttgtttcatctactaaaattatgtatgaATTATACAGGTATGAATACGAATGGCTCTGATGGGCAAGAAAGAACACAGCTTGTAAAATctgtatatatgttattgaatatattggataatattattcctattgaaaatttgacCTTGGATTTTCTAGTTTCATGTAACAATATTGTGCGTTGTGATATAACAAATCAATCGAAGATGGATTATACATATTCTAAGTATTCGAATGTCTTGTATGAATTTACAAGATGTATATGTATGAAGGAAATGAAGAGGGAGGCACTGGCAGGGTTGGATTATCGCATAGACTTGTTGATTACAAAttag
- a CDS encoding mitochondrial processing peptidase (overlaps_old_locusTagID:BBM_III08505): MSIRPLLRPFRRFSGLASVEKILNKKAPDFNIVPFQKENIEDVMNEVPEFKYYYIGNADAKDNPFKDIPQSCPIFDCSKLPQFEPPDSSIKFSKLENGLRIASVDKSGLISTLGLYVHAGSRYEDPAQGELGVSSMIENISFHSTAHLSHLRTLKVVETIGANVNCTSFREHIVYSAECLRNYYPILLNLLVGNVLFPRFLPWEVKSSKDALIKARKSLESNPDNLITELLHQTAWHNNTLGLPGYCPESSESMFSGDLMRQFMLKHFSPDRMIFVGINVCHDDLCKWLMRAFAEYNAIPPTQRDELKPIYTGGDRRVEAASPMAHLAIAFETPSGWRSPNVVALTILQSLMGGGGSFSTGGPGKGMYSRLFLNVLNKYEWVDSCMAFNTQHSDTGLFGLYLIGNPNNSKDMVKVIADELKGMANVTKEELDRAKNLLKSFLWMSLEYRQVHMEDIARQLMICNRVCTGQELCQAIDAVTPSCINSIVKEMLKTAPTVVAYGDIARLPHYNEIKQHFS, encoded by the exons ATGTCTATTAGACCGCTTTTACGCCCTTTTCGCCGATTT AGCGGCTTGGCATCGGTGGAAAAGATCCTGAATAAGAAGGCGCCAGACTTCAACATAGTTCCCTTCCAAAAGGAAAACATCGAAGATGTGATGAATGAGGTACCGGAGTTTAAATACTACTACATTGGAAATGCTGACGCTAAAGACAACCCTTTCAAAGACATTCCTCAAAGCTGTCCCATTTTTGACTGTTCAAAACTACCACAATTCGAGCCTCCTGACTCAAGCATCAAATTCTCCAAGTTGGAAAATGGTTTACGAATTGCTTCAGTTGACAAATCAGGTCTGATATCAACATTGGGTCTTTATGTTCATGCTGGTTCGAGGTATGAAGATCCAGCGCAGGGAGAGTTGGGTGTTAGCAGTATGATCGAGAATATTTCTTTCCATTCCACGGCACATCTATCCCATCTCAGAACGCTTAAAGTTGTGGAAACGATAGGCGCTAATGTCAATTGTACGTCTTTCAg GGAACATATAGTGTACTCAGCAGAGTGCCTAAGGAATTATTAtcctatattattaaactTGTTAGTGGGTAATGTGTTATTTCCAAGATTTTTACCTTGGGAAGTCAAATCTAGCAAAGATGCTCTTATAAAGGCTAGAAAGTCACTAGAATCAAACCCTGATAACTTGATAACTGAACTACTACACCAAACTGCGTGGCATAATAATACCTTGGGTCTTCCTGGATATTGCCCTGAGAGTTCGGAGTCTATGTTTTCAGGAGATCTAATGAGACAATTTATGCTGAAACATTTTTCACCTG acCGTATGATATTTGTGGGTATTAATGTGTGTCACGATGATCTCTGCAAATGGTTGATGCGTGCGTTTGCAGAATACAATGCTATACCACCTACACAGCGCGATGAATTAAAACCGATATATACGGGGGGAGACCGACGTGTAGAGGCTGCTTCGCCAATGGCCCATTTGGCAATTGCCTTTGAAACc CCCAGCGGCTGGCGCTCACCAAACGTAGTCGCCCTTACTATTTTGCAGTCACTGATGGGAGGGGGAGGATCATTTTCCACTGGTGGCCCTGGAAAGGGGATGTATTCCAGGTTGTTCCTTAATG TGCTTAATAAATACGAATGGGTCGACAGTTGCATGGCTTTCAACACACAACACTCTGACACCGGCTTATTCGgactatatttaattggTAATCCCAACAATTCTAAGGACATGGTTAAAGTGATAGCGGACGAGTTGAAGGGGATGGCAAATGTGACAAAAGAGGAACTGGATAGGGCGaagaatttattaaaatctTTCTTATGGATGAGCCTTGAGTATCGCCAAGTACACATGGAAGATATTGCAAGGCAACTAATGATTTGCAATCGCGTTTGTACGGGTCAGGAGCTATGTCAGGCAATAGACGCGGTGACACCTAGCTGTATCAATAG TATCGTTAAGGAAATGTTGAAAACTGCGCCTACGGTTGTTGCATATGGAGATATCGCTAGGCTGCCACATTACAACGAGATAAAACAACACTTCTCCTGA
- a CDS encoding bud site selection protein 31 (overlaps_old_locusTagID:BBM_III08510) has protein sequence MVKIRTINTPEPPEGWELIENTLIELSEKMKEHERESSDGKRKAEILWPIFRIHHQRSRYVYEMYHIRKEISRELYNYCIDEGYADQALIAKWKKKGYEKLCCLRCIQTGGQNFGTTCICRVPKKDLGPDKVIECIYCGCRGCASCD, from the exons ATGGTAAAAATTCGTACAATCAATACCCCTGAGCCCCCTGAGGGTTGGGAATTGATAGAGAATACTTTGATTGAGCTGTCTGAGAAGATGAAGGAACATGAACGGGAATCGAGTGATGGGAAACGGAAGGCAGAGATTCTCTGGCCAATTTTTAGGATTCACCATCAAAGAAGTAGATATGTCTACGAGATGTACCATATCAGGAAGGAAATTTCACgtgaattatataattattgcatAGACGAAGGATATGCAGATCAGGCTCTAATTGCAAAATGGAAGAAGAAAGGTTATGAAAAACTATGTTGTCTTAGATGTATTCAGACTGGTGGTCAAAATTTTGGTACTACTTGTATTTGTAGAGTACCGAAGAAAGATTTGGGTCCGGACAAA GTTATTGAATGCATTTACTGTGGGTGTAGAGGTTGTGCTAGCTGTGATTAA